A region of Micromonospora chokoriensis DNA encodes the following proteins:
- a CDS encoding acyl-CoA dehydrogenase family protein, translating into MPTPPLDGPPSPWRQPEHDDLADLARTFFTKEVLPHHERLQTQGHPDREHYRRAGELGLLGLSVPEEYGGGGGGFTHEAVMLHEQAYTGESSLGLAVHSGIVTGYLAAYGSEEQKRRWLPGLCSGELVGAIAMTEPDGGSDLQAMRTRAVRDGDDYLVTGAKTFITNGGLADLIIVAVKTDPEQRAAGVSLLVCEVGGDPEGFRRGRLLSKIGLHANDTAELFFDGFRVPAANLLGGVEGMGFVQLMQQLPQERLVIGVGAVAAMERAVALTVAYAKERTAFGKPLMGHQNTRMVLAECATRTRVSRVFLDDCIVRHSRGDLDVATAAMAKSWLTEGQCEVIDRCLQIFGGYGYTTEYPIARMYADARVQKIYGGTNEIMKELIARGL; encoded by the coding sequence ATGCCGACGCCCCCACTCGACGGTCCACCCTCGCCCTGGCGGCAGCCGGAGCACGACGACCTCGCCGACCTGGCCCGCACCTTCTTCACCAAGGAGGTCCTGCCACACCACGAACGCCTGCAGACGCAGGGCCACCCGGACCGCGAGCACTACCGGCGCGCCGGTGAGCTGGGGTTGCTCGGCCTGTCCGTCCCGGAGGAGTACGGCGGCGGGGGCGGCGGGTTCACCCACGAGGCCGTGATGCTGCACGAGCAGGCGTACACCGGGGAGAGCAGCCTCGGGCTGGCCGTGCACAGTGGAATCGTCACCGGTTACCTGGCGGCGTACGGCAGCGAGGAGCAGAAGCGGCGCTGGCTGCCCGGCCTGTGCAGCGGTGAGCTGGTCGGCGCGATTGCGATGACCGAGCCGGACGGCGGCTCCGACCTTCAGGCGATGCGTACCCGGGCGGTCCGCGACGGCGACGACTACCTGGTCACCGGCGCGAAGACGTTCATCACCAACGGCGGCCTGGCCGATCTGATCATCGTGGCCGTGAAGACCGACCCGGAGCAGCGGGCGGCCGGTGTCTCGCTGCTCGTCTGCGAGGTGGGCGGTGACCCGGAGGGGTTCCGCCGGGGGCGGTTGCTGTCGAAGATCGGGCTGCACGCCAACGACACGGCCGAGTTGTTCTTCGACGGGTTCCGGGTGCCGGCGGCCAACCTGCTCGGCGGCGTCGAGGGAATGGGCTTCGTCCAGCTCATGCAGCAACTCCCGCAGGAGCGGCTGGTCATCGGTGTCGGCGCGGTCGCGGCGATGGAGCGGGCGGTAGCGCTCACCGTCGCGTACGCGAAGGAGCGCACCGCCTTCGGCAAACCGCTGATGGGCCACCAGAACACCCGGATGGTGCTCGCGGAGTGCGCCACCCGTACCCGGGTCAGCCGGGTCTTCCTGGACGACTGCATCGTCCGGCACAGCCGCGGCGACCTGGACGTGGCGACCGCCGCGATGGCGAAGTCGTGGCTCACCGAAGGGCAGTGCGAGGTCATCGACAGGTGCCTGCAGATCTTCGGTGGCTACGGCTACACGACCGAATATCCGATCGCCCGGATGTACGCCGACGCCCGGGTGCAGAAGATCTACGGCGGCACCAACGAGATCATGAAGGAGTTGATCGCCCGTGGCCTCTGA
- a CDS encoding TetR/AcrR family transcriptional regulator, producing MSVETAPRRRRLEPDARRGQILACAVRLFGERPYAEVSTTDVAREAGVARGLVNHYFGTKKDLYLEVVRVMVTIPEVAVERLPKGDLRTRVEASVTWFLDVVSRHSTSWLAAVTARGMGGDADVERVLAEAEEVAADRMLVAVGLADEAEGREELRGMVRAYCGLATATAREWLQRDALTRPQVHLLLTTTLLTIVEQVVPQVLAGDAAPLSARPAGPPG from the coding sequence ATGAGTGTCGAGACGGCTCCGCGCCGCCGCCGGTTGGAGCCGGACGCCCGGCGCGGCCAGATCCTGGCCTGCGCGGTCCGGCTGTTCGGCGAACGCCCGTACGCGGAGGTGTCGACCACCGACGTCGCCCGTGAGGCGGGCGTCGCCCGGGGCCTGGTCAACCACTACTTCGGCACGAAGAAGGACCTCTACCTGGAGGTCGTCCGGGTGATGGTGACCATTCCGGAAGTGGCGGTGGAACGGCTGCCCAAGGGTGATCTCCGGACCCGGGTCGAGGCCAGTGTCACCTGGTTCCTCGACGTGGTGTCCCGGCACAGCACCTCGTGGTTGGCGGCGGTCACCGCCCGGGGGATGGGCGGCGACGCCGATGTGGAGCGGGTGCTCGCCGAGGCCGAGGAGGTCGCCGCGGACCGGATGCTGGTCGCCGTCGGGCTCGCCGACGAGGCCGAGGGCCGCGAGGAGCTGCGGGGGATGGTCCGGGCGTACTGCGGGCTGGCGACGGCCACCGCCCGGGAGTGGCTCCAGCGTGACGCGCTCACCCGGCCCCAGGTGCATCTGCTGCTCACCACGACCCTGTTGACGATTGTCGAACAGGTCGTTCCGCAGGTCCTGGCCGGCGACGCCGCGCCCCTGTCGGCGCGTCCGGCTGGGCCTCCCGGCTAG
- a CDS encoding cytochrome c oxidase assembly protein, producing MTEPTVFAHGGHAAEGPGWLPLLPVVVLAGVYMVAAVRDQRGWDHRRTAAWLVGCALLAVAVGSPGWLPDDPRGHMAQHLLLGMLAPLGLVLGAPVTLLLRVSPSAVRRATGRLLRSRAVHLLAHPVTAALLTTGGMALVLLTPLYAVAERQPVLHHAVHLHYLAAGYLFAWSLAGPDPAPRRPGLAVRVGALIGAAAGHSVLAKYLYAHAETLPPGLTDSDPAAFRSAAHLMYYGGDLAELLLAVALFTTWYARPHRRRPAHRPSPSPSRRPMRLIKGFASEETP from the coding sequence ATGACGGAACCGACGGTGTTCGCGCACGGCGGGCACGCGGCGGAGGGGCCGGGTTGGTTGCCGCTCCTGCCGGTCGTGGTGCTGGCGGGCGTCTATATGGTGGCCGCCGTCCGCGACCAGCGTGGTTGGGACCACCGGCGCACCGCCGCGTGGCTGGTCGGCTGCGCCCTGTTGGCCGTCGCCGTGGGGTCGCCGGGCTGGCTCCCCGACGATCCGCGCGGGCACATGGCGCAACACCTGCTGCTCGGCATGCTGGCTCCGCTCGGGCTGGTGCTCGGCGCGCCGGTGACGCTGCTGCTACGGGTCTCCCCATCGGCGGTACGTCGGGCGACCGGTCGGCTGCTGCGTTCCCGGGCAGTGCACCTGCTCGCCCACCCGGTCACCGCCGCACTGTTGACCACCGGCGGGATGGCGTTGGTGCTGCTCACCCCGCTGTACGCCGTGGCCGAGCGGCAGCCGGTCCTGCACCACGCCGTGCACCTGCACTACCTGGCGGCCGGGTACCTGTTCGCCTGGTCGCTGGCCGGACCGGACCCGGCGCCCCGACGCCCCGGGCTGGCGGTGCGGGTCGGCGCGCTGATCGGCGCGGCGGCCGGTCACTCCGTGCTGGCCAAGTACCTGTACGCGCACGCCGAAACGCTCCCGCCCGGCCTGACCGACAGCGATCCGGCGGCGTTCCGGTCGGCGGCCCACCTCATGTACTACGGCGGCGACCTGGCCGAACTGCTGCTGGCGGTGGCCCTCTTCACCACCTGGTACGCCCGCCCCCACCGCCGCCGCCCAGCCCACCGCCCGTCCCCGTCCCCGTCCCGCCGCCCAATGCGGTTGATCAAGGGGTTTGCGTCAGAAGAGACTCCTTGA
- a CDS encoding YciI family protein — translation MLLIWNRPGFTEELTEQDRTALFGEVDEIMKELTETGELIDGQALANPAQTVTVRLVGGSPEVVDGPFMESKEQFAGYLTVDCDSPQRAAEIAARWPDVRFGGAMEVRPVMEQAGTEM, via the coding sequence ATGCTGCTGATCTGGAACCGGCCCGGCTTCACCGAGGAGCTGACCGAGCAGGACCGCACGGCCCTGTTCGGCGAGGTCGACGAGATCATGAAGGAGTTGACCGAGACCGGCGAGTTAATCGACGGCCAGGCGTTGGCCAACCCGGCGCAGACGGTGACGGTCCGGCTCGTCGGCGGCAGCCCGGAGGTCGTCGACGGGCCGTTCATGGAGAGCAAGGAGCAGTTCGCCGGGTATCTGACCGTCGACTGCGACAGCCCGCAGCGGGCCGCCGAGATCGCCGCCCGCTGGCCGGACGTGCGGTTCGGCGGCGCGATGGAGGTCCGTCCGGTGATGGAGCAGGCCGGGACGGAGATGTGA
- a CDS encoding acetyl-CoA C-acetyltransferase: MASEAYVYDAVRTPRGRGRDTGALHGVKPISLVVGLIDALRERNPGLDVGRLEDLLLGIVTPVGEQGGDLARAAALLAGLPDEVGGVQLNRFCASGLEAVNSAAARIRSGWEHLLLAGGVESMSRVPMGSDGAAWATDPQTALATSFVPQGVSADLIATLEGFTRDDVDGYAVRSQERAAKAWAGGHFARSVVPVRDANGLDILTVDEHPRPETTRESLARLTPSFATIGEAAGFDAVALQKFHWLEAIEHVHHAGNSSGIVDGAALVLIGSEQVGRDLGLTPRARIVGAAVTGADPTLMLTGPIPATHKALAAAGLTLDDIDLFEINEAFAAVVLKYVRDLGLDPDRVNVNGGAIALGHPLGATGAMLLGTALDELERRDLRRAVVTLCIGGGMGVATVLERC, from the coding sequence GTGGCCTCTGAGGCGTACGTCTATGACGCGGTCCGCACCCCGCGCGGACGCGGCCGGGACACCGGCGCGCTGCACGGGGTCAAGCCCATCTCGCTGGTGGTCGGCCTGATCGACGCGTTGCGCGAGCGCAACCCCGGCCTGGACGTGGGCCGGTTGGAGGATCTTCTCCTCGGCATCGTCACACCGGTGGGCGAGCAGGGCGGTGACCTGGCGCGGGCCGCCGCGCTGCTGGCGGGTCTGCCCGACGAGGTGGGCGGGGTGCAGCTCAACCGGTTCTGCGCCTCCGGGTTGGAGGCGGTCAACTCCGCCGCCGCGCGGATCCGCTCGGGCTGGGAGCACCTGCTGCTGGCCGGCGGGGTGGAGTCGATGTCCCGGGTGCCGATGGGCTCCGACGGCGCGGCCTGGGCGACCGACCCGCAGACCGCGCTTGCCACGTCGTTCGTGCCGCAGGGCGTCAGCGCCGACCTGATCGCGACCCTTGAGGGTTTCACCCGCGACGACGTGGACGGTTACGCGGTGCGGTCGCAGGAACGGGCCGCCAAGGCGTGGGCCGGCGGGCACTTCGCGCGTTCGGTGGTGCCGGTCCGCGACGCCAACGGGTTGGACATCCTCACCGTCGACGAACACCCGCGCCCGGAGACGACGCGGGAGTCGTTGGCCCGGCTCACCCCGTCCTTCGCCACGATCGGTGAGGCGGCCGGTTTCGACGCTGTCGCCTTGCAGAAGTTCCACTGGTTGGAGGCGATCGAGCACGTCCACCACGCGGGCAACTCGTCCGGCATCGTGGACGGTGCGGCGCTGGTGCTGATCGGCTCCGAACAGGTCGGCCGCGACCTCGGTCTCACCCCACGCGCCCGGATCGTCGGCGCGGCGGTCACCGGCGCGGACCCGACGCTGATGTTGACCGGTCCGATCCCGGCCACCCACAAGGCGCTCGCCGCCGCCGGGTTGACACTCGACGACATCGACCTGTTCGAGATCAACGAGGCGTTCGCCGCGGTGGTGCTCAAGTACGTCCGTGACCTGGGCCTCGACCCGGACCGGGTGAACGTCAACGGCGGCGCGATCGCCCTTGGCCACCCGCTCGGCGCGACCGGAGCCATGCTGCTCGGCACCGCGTTGGACGAGTTGGAACGCCGCGACCTGCGCCGCGCCGTGGTGACCCTCTGCATCGGCGGCGGCATGGGCGTCGCCACCGTTCTCGAGCGCTGCTGA
- a CDS encoding 3-hydroxyacyl-CoA dehydrogenase NAD-binding domain-containing protein, translating into MTDTIRYDRGADGIVTLTLDDPTQTANTMNRAYAASMSAALDRLEAEPDLVGVIVTSAKSTFFAGGDLPEMIKATRADAPALSDLLGTIKRDLRRLETLGRPVVAAVNGSALGGGLEIALACHHRIALDAPDSRLGLPEVTLGLLPGAGGVTRTVRMLGLAGALTTVLLTGRRMRPADALAAGIVDEVVATEAELLDSARAWIAANPQPKQPWDRPDYRMPGGSPASRSLAAQLPAFPATLRKQLKGARLPAPEAILATAVEGAQVDVDTALTVETRHLIGLLTGQVAKNMIGAFFFDLKAVNGGAARPSVDVAPVRRVAVLGAGMMGAGIAYACASAGLDVVVRDVTAEAAGRAREHAERLLTRRVRKGRSTEAEAHAVLDRITTTDRVDALTGCDAVIEAVFEDPALKKAVFAEVLPVLAPDALIASNTSTLPITGLAEGVDRPADFIGMHFFSPVDRMPLLEIVVGERTGDAALARAFDLGRRIGKTPIVVNDGRGFFTSRVIGQFMDEAIGMVAEGVPAASVEQAALQAGYPTGPLALADEVSLTLIQRIRRQFEAASEEFLPLPAHRLVDELVDAYDRPGRAAGRGFYAYDDGTRGRLWPGLADLTTDAGRAVPFTDLQERMLFAEALDALRCLDEGVLRTETDANIGSIFGIGFPAWTGGVIRYVRQYSGGPAGFAARATELADRYGDRFRPPADLVDRLAARTAEPAGVA; encoded by the coding sequence ATGACCGACACCATCCGGTACGACCGCGGCGCCGACGGCATCGTCACGCTCACGCTGGACGACCCCACCCAGACCGCGAACACCATGAACCGGGCGTACGCCGCGTCGATGAGCGCCGCCCTCGACCGGTTGGAGGCCGAGCCCGATCTTGTCGGGGTCATCGTGACCAGCGCGAAGTCGACGTTCTTCGCGGGTGGTGACCTGCCGGAGATGATCAAGGCCACCCGCGCGGATGCCCCGGCTCTCAGCGACCTGCTCGGCACCATCAAACGGGACCTGCGCCGACTGGAGACGCTGGGCCGCCCGGTGGTGGCGGCGGTCAACGGCTCCGCGCTCGGCGGCGGTCTGGAGATCGCGCTCGCCTGCCACCACCGGATCGCGCTGGACGCGCCCGACAGCCGGCTCGGATTGCCCGAGGTGACCCTGGGTCTGCTGCCCGGGGCCGGCGGGGTCACCCGGACCGTACGGATGCTCGGCCTGGCCGGTGCGCTGACCACTGTGCTGCTCACCGGTCGGCGGATGCGACCGGCCGACGCCCTGGCCGCCGGGATCGTGGACGAGGTGGTCGCCACCGAGGCCGAACTGCTGGACTCCGCCCGTGCCTGGATCGCCGCCAACCCGCAGCCGAAGCAGCCGTGGGACCGACCGGACTACCGGATGCCCGGCGGCAGCCCGGCCAGCCGGTCCCTCGCCGCCCAGTTGCCCGCCTTCCCGGCGACACTGCGCAAACAGCTCAAGGGTGCCCGGCTGCCCGCACCGGAGGCGATCCTGGCCACCGCCGTGGAAGGCGCGCAGGTCGACGTGGACACCGCGCTCACAGTGGAGACCCGGCACCTGATCGGCCTGCTCACCGGGCAGGTCGCCAAGAACATGATCGGGGCGTTCTTCTTCGACCTGAAGGCCGTCAACGGCGGTGCCGCCCGACCGTCGGTGGACGTCGCACCGGTGCGGCGGGTGGCGGTGCTCGGGGCGGGCATGATGGGCGCGGGCATCGCGTACGCCTGCGCCAGCGCCGGTCTCGACGTGGTGGTCAGGGACGTCACGGCCGAGGCCGCCGGGCGGGCCCGGGAGCACGCCGAACGGTTGCTGACCCGCCGGGTCCGCAAGGGCCGGTCCACGGAGGCGGAAGCCCACGCGGTGCTGGACCGGATCACCACCACCGACCGGGTGGACGCGCTGACCGGCTGCGACGCGGTCATCGAGGCGGTCTTCGAGGACCCGGCGCTGAAGAAGGCCGTCTTCGCCGAGGTGCTGCCCGTGCTGGCACCCGACGCGCTGATCGCCTCCAACACGTCCACCCTGCCGATCACCGGGCTGGCCGAGGGGGTGGACCGCCCGGCCGACTTCATCGGCATGCACTTCTTCTCCCCGGTGGACCGGATGCCACTGCTGGAGATCGTGGTCGGCGAACGGACCGGCGACGCCGCGCTGGCCCGCGCGTTCGACCTGGGTCGCCGGATCGGCAAGACCCCGATCGTGGTCAACGACGGCCGGGGCTTCTTCACCAGCCGGGTGATCGGACAGTTCATGGACGAGGCGATCGGCATGGTCGCCGAGGGCGTCCCCGCCGCGTCGGTGGAGCAGGCCGCGTTGCAGGCCGGCTACCCGACCGGGCCGTTGGCGCTCGCCGACGAGGTCAGCCTCACCCTGATCCAGCGGATCCGCCGCCAGTTCGAGGCCGCCAGCGAGGAGTTCCTGCCGCTGCCCGCGCACCGGCTCGTGGACGAACTGGTCGACGCGTACGACCGGCCGGGACGCGCCGCCGGGCGCGGCTTCTACGCGTACGACGACGGCACCCGGGGCCGGTTGTGGCCCGGCCTCGCGGACCTGACCACCGACGCGGGACGGGCGGTGCCGTTCACCGACCTCCAGGAGCGGATGCTGTTCGCCGAGGCGCTCGACGCGCTGCGCTGCCTCGACGAGGGCGTGCTGCGGACCGAGACCGACGCCAACATCGGCTCGATCTTCGGCATCGGCTTCCCCGCCTGGACCGGAGGGGTGATCCGCTACGTCCGGCAGTACTCCGGCGGTCCGGCGGGCTTCGCGGCCCGCGCCACCGAGTTGGCCGACCGCTACGGCGACCGGTTCAGGCCGCCCGCCGACCTGGTCGACCGGCTCGCCGCCCGTACCGCCGAACCGGCCGGCGTCGCGTGA
- a CDS encoding DUF2243 domain-containing protein, translated as MAESRLPGARVVEVRSSVLVGVLIGVAIMAAVDEIVFHQLLAWHHFYDRSTPSVALLSDGLLHAAEVVALVGGFFWLADLRRRGALSSRLTWGGLLLGAGGFQLFDGLVDHKVLRLHQIRYGVHLVPYDVVWNVAGAVLLLAGIAVVWRSRSRGDGRR; from the coding sequence GTGGCCGAGTCGCGCCTGCCAGGGGCACGTGTCGTCGAGGTGCGCTCGTCCGTCCTGGTCGGTGTCCTGATCGGGGTCGCGATCATGGCCGCGGTGGACGAGATCGTCTTCCACCAGTTACTCGCCTGGCACCACTTCTACGACCGGTCCACACCGTCGGTGGCGCTGCTCTCCGACGGTCTGCTGCACGCCGCCGAGGTGGTCGCCCTGGTCGGCGGCTTCTTCTGGCTCGCCGACCTGCGCCGACGGGGTGCTCTGTCGAGCCGGCTGACCTGGGGTGGCCTCCTGCTCGGCGCCGGAGGTTTCCAGCTCTTCGACGGGCTGGTCGACCACAAGGTGCTGCGGCTGCACCAGATCCGCTATGGCGTACACCTGGTTCCGTACGACGTGGTGTGGAACGTGGCCGGCGCGGTGCTGCTGCTGGCCGGCATCGCGGTGGTGTGGCGAAGCCGGTCCCGGGGTGACGGCCGACGATGA
- a CDS encoding helix-turn-helix transcriptional regulator, translating into MADSGPGELMGPYEIGQRLNVSRSRFQQIAMRPSFPKPYQELRGMKVWLRADVEAWIAEHRPPRPTDGDEAE; encoded by the coding sequence GTGGCAGACAGCGGGCCGGGTGAGTTGATGGGGCCGTACGAGATCGGCCAGCGACTCAACGTCTCCCGGAGTCGGTTCCAGCAGATCGCCATGCGGCCGAGCTTCCCGAAGCCATACCAGGAACTACGCGGCATGAAGGTGTGGCTGCGCGCTGATGTCGAAGCGTGGATCGCCGAGCACCGCCCGCCGCGCCCGACGGATGGCGACGAAGCCGAGTAA
- a CDS encoding DUF2786 domain-containing protein encodes MPNADELVANALAAVRGTDVRQAERQLDQLMVGTGAADGSTAVDAALSGRLIRGLSRLWPRGWQPADVDRIVDRRLGSRAALLVRAAMAAQRRTQPEPVPTWWDDQLRGLTADVRRTADVRRTDDDVLASWTIAEGLDRADALRTAVETLALLESLPPIAVLRPPPGTTGAVTARPAGAARSGSPMLDRVRALLAKAESTTFPAEAEALTAKAQELIARHSIDEALLAAGAERGDQPGGVRLSTDTPYAGAKALLVQEVAAANRCEAVWSDDLGFTTVLGWPADLVAVELLYTSLLVQATAAMLRGRAERRSGSGRRTKAWDESFLNAFALRIGERLRTATEAATEAADRATAETTGAERLLPVLAARGEAVRERLDTLFPGVTRHRLSVRDAEGWSSGTSAADRASLDVGGGRKPRQVPGGRPPGRR; translated from the coding sequence GTGCCGAACGCTGACGAACTCGTCGCCAACGCGCTCGCGGCGGTGCGCGGCACCGACGTACGGCAGGCCGAACGACAGCTGGACCAGCTGATGGTCGGCACCGGCGCGGCGGACGGCAGCACAGCGGTGGACGCGGCGTTGTCGGGCCGCCTGATCCGCGGTCTGAGCCGACTGTGGCCGCGCGGCTGGCAGCCGGCCGACGTGGACCGGATCGTCGACCGGCGGCTCGGCAGCCGTGCGGCACTGCTGGTCCGCGCGGCGATGGCCGCCCAGCGGCGTACCCAGCCCGAACCGGTCCCCACCTGGTGGGACGACCAGCTACGCGGGCTGACCGCCGACGTCCGCAGGACCGCCGACGTCCGCAGGACCGACGACGACGTGCTGGCCTCCTGGACGATTGCGGAGGGCCTGGACCGGGCCGACGCGCTCCGGACCGCTGTGGAGACTCTCGCGCTGCTGGAGAGCCTGCCGCCGATCGCGGTGCTGCGCCCACCGCCGGGCACGACCGGCGCGGTGACCGCCCGACCGGCGGGAGCGGCCCGCAGCGGGTCACCGATGCTCGACCGGGTACGGGCGTTGCTGGCCAAGGCCGAGTCGACGACCTTCCCGGCCGAGGCGGAGGCGTTGACCGCCAAGGCGCAGGAGTTGATCGCCCGGCACAGCATCGACGAGGCGCTGCTGGCCGCCGGGGCGGAGCGCGGCGACCAGCCCGGTGGGGTACGCCTGAGCACCGACACCCCGTACGCGGGCGCGAAGGCGCTGCTGGTGCAGGAGGTGGCGGCGGCGAACCGCTGCGAGGCGGTCTGGTCCGACGATCTCGGCTTCACCACCGTGCTGGGTTGGCCGGCGGATCTGGTGGCGGTGGAGCTGCTCTACACCTCGTTGCTGGTGCAGGCGACGGCCGCGATGCTGCGGGGGCGCGCCGAGCGGCGCTCGGGGTCGGGGCGGCGGACGAAGGCGTGGGACGAGTCCTTCCTCAACGCGTTCGCGCTGCGGATCGGCGAGCGGCTGCGTACGGCCACCGAGGCGGCGACCGAAGCGGCGGACCGGGCGACGGCCGAGACGACCGGGGCGGAGCGGCTGTTGCCGGTGCTCGCCGCACGGGGTGAGGCGGTCCGCGAGCGGCTGGACACGCTCTTCCCCGGCGTCACCCGGCATCGACTCAGCGTCCGGGACGCCGAGGGCTGGTCCTCCGGCACGTCGGCCGCCGACCGGGCGTCGTTGGACGTCGGCGGCGGGCGGAAGCCCCGGCAGGTGCCCGGCGGGCGTCCACCCGGGCGGCGCTGA
- a CDS encoding CaiB/BaiF CoA transferase family protein, which translates to MTAAWPSPGGSAAADDPGADGRGGPLAGVRVVELASLAPAPFGCMVLADLGADVVRVDRPGAPGAGRLAAPTGGPLQRGRRVTTLDLKTPDGVADLLRLVDRADVLVEAYRPGVAERLGFGPQVCRTRNPRLVYARMTGWGQDGPLAARAGHDIDYIAVAGALEPLGRAGERPYAPMNLLGDFGGGGMLLAVGVLAALLERERSGVGQVVDAAMVDGSALLTSFLHGLLGTGLWAAPRGRNIFDGGAPFYDTYATSDGGFMAVGAVEPAFYAVLLAGLDLADDPDLPAQYDPSGWDELRRRFTERFAERTRDEWTAVFADLDACVAPVLAPGEAHRHPHNAARDTFVEVGGEIQPAPAPRFDRTPTTRPTPAPDPDRDTQPVDDILTGWPPHPPSS; encoded by the coding sequence GTGACGGCCGCCTGGCCGAGCCCCGGCGGATCGGCGGCGGCCGACGACCCGGGCGCGGATGGACGCGGCGGGCCGCTCGCCGGGGTACGTGTCGTCGAACTGGCCAGCCTCGCCCCGGCCCCGTTCGGGTGCATGGTGCTCGCCGACCTGGGCGCGGACGTGGTGCGGGTGGACCGGCCGGGCGCACCCGGAGCGGGCCGGCTGGCCGCCCCGACCGGTGGCCCGTTGCAGCGCGGTCGGCGGGTCACCACGCTGGACCTGAAGACCCCGGACGGCGTGGCCGACCTGTTGCGTCTGGTCGACAGGGCGGACGTGCTGGTCGAGGCGTACCGGCCGGGGGTGGCCGAGCGGCTCGGCTTCGGCCCGCAGGTGTGCCGGACCCGCAACCCCCGACTGGTGTACGCGCGGATGACCGGCTGGGGTCAGGACGGCCCGCTGGCCGCCCGAGCCGGGCACGACATCGACTACATCGCGGTCGCCGGGGCGTTGGAGCCGCTGGGGCGCGCGGGCGAGCGCCCGTACGCCCCGATGAACCTGCTCGGCGACTTCGGCGGGGGCGGCATGCTGCTCGCCGTCGGAGTGCTGGCCGCACTGCTGGAACGGGAACGCTCCGGCGTCGGCCAGGTGGTCGACGCGGCGATGGTGGACGGTTCGGCCCTGCTCACCTCGTTCCTGCACGGGCTGCTCGGCACCGGCCTGTGGGCCGCGCCGCGCGGGCGCAACATCTTCGACGGTGGAGCGCCGTTCTACGACACGTACGCCACCTCGGACGGCGGATTCATGGCCGTCGGCGCGGTGGAACCGGCCTTCTACGCCGTACTCCTGGCCGGCCTCGACCTCGCCGACGACCCGGACCTGCCCGCGCAGTACGACCCGAGCGGCTGGGACGAGCTGCGGCGACGGTTCACCGAGCGGTTCGCCGAGCGCACCCGGGACGAGTGGACGGCGGTCTTCGCCGACCTGGACGCCTGCGTCGCGCCGGTGCTCGCTCCCGGCGAGGCGCACCGGCACCCGCACAACGCCGCCCGGGACACGTTCGTCGAGGTGGGTGGAGAGATCCAACCGGCGCCGGCACCCCGCTTCGACCGAACACCGACAACGCGCCCGACCCCAGCCCCCGACCCGGACCGAGACACCCAACCGGTCGACGACATCCTCACCGGGTGGCCCCCGCACCCACCCTCAAGTTGA